The proteins below are encoded in one region of Pontibacter deserti:
- a CDS encoding trans-sulfuration enzyme family protein has product MELSYILNELGEDRELYYNAVAPPIVQTSNFACKTVAEMREMLRHEPEVYFYTRGNNPTVTILEKKLAALEGAEHAIAFGSGIAAVSAAVLSQVKAGDHVVCIKKPYSWTNALMKKFLPRFGVDVTMVDGTDANNFKNALRPNTTLLYLESPNSFTFELQDIAAVVQIAKTHNCSTIIDNSFATPLYQNPIAMGVDLVVHSCTKYIGGHSDAMGGVICGKRDTINRIFEGEFMTLGAILAPHDAWLLLRGLRTLPVRMERIAATTRKVVAYLQQHPKVEEILYPFLETNPQYELAKKQLRNNTGQFTIRLRTNEIEKVDLFCDSLKHFLMAASWGGHESLIYPMAAAYNSANYKSSLPFTLVRFYIGLEDADYLIKDLEQALEKV; this is encoded by the coding sequence ATGGAGCTTTCTTACATCCTGAATGAGCTTGGCGAAGACCGTGAACTATACTATAATGCTGTGGCTCCACCCATAGTACAGACCAGCAACTTTGCCTGCAAAACGGTTGCAGAAATGCGCGAAATGCTGCGCCACGAACCTGAAGTATACTTCTACACGCGGGGCAATAACCCAACGGTAACTATACTCGAAAAAAAGTTAGCAGCCCTGGAAGGAGCGGAGCATGCCATTGCCTTCGGTAGCGGTATTGCGGCAGTATCGGCGGCGGTGCTATCGCAGGTAAAAGCAGGCGACCATGTGGTTTGTATAAAAAAGCCATATTCCTGGACCAATGCCCTGATGAAGAAGTTTCTGCCACGGTTTGGGGTAGATGTAACAATGGTAGATGGCACGGATGCAAATAACTTTAAGAATGCCCTGCGGCCCAACACAACACTATTATACTTAGAAAGCCCCAATTCTTTTACATTTGAATTACAGGATATTGCAGCCGTAGTTCAGATTGCCAAAACACACAATTGCAGCACTATTATAGATAACAGCTTTGCAACACCGCTTTACCAGAACCCGATTGCTATGGGTGTGGACCTGGTCGTGCACTCTTGTACCAAATATATAGGAGGGCACTCAGATGCAATGGGTGGCGTGATCTGCGGCAAACGCGACACCATAAACCGTATTTTTGAAGGTGAGTTTATGACACTCGGAGCTATACTTGCACCACACGATGCATGGTTGCTGCTGCGAGGTTTAAGAACATTGCCCGTACGTATGGAGCGCATTGCTGCAACCACACGCAAAGTAGTAGCTTACCTGCAGCAGCACCCTAAAGTAGAAGAAATCCTTTATCCGTTTTTAGAGACTAACCCACAATACGAACTGGCAAAAAAGCAACTGCGCAACAATACAGGCCAGTTTACCATAAGGCTTCGCACTAACGAGATTGAGAAAGTAGATTTGTTCTGCGATAGCCTCAAACACTTCCTGATGGCAGCATCGTGGGGTGGGCACGAGTCACTTATTTACCCAATGGCTGCTGCTTACAATTCAGCTAACTATAAATCCAGTCTGCCTTTTACATTGGTTCGCTTTTATATAGGTCTGGAAGATGCTGATTACCTTATTAAAGACCTGGAGCAGGCACTGGAGAAAGTATAA
- the lysS gene encoding lysine--tRNA ligase — translation MQLSEQELRRRHEREELEKMGINPYPSETFEVTATAKEIKENFDKEKNNYQEVTLAGRLMSRRIMGKASFAELMDSTGRIQIYVSRDDIAPGENKDMYNTVFKKMLDIGDFIGIKGYAFVTQVGEISVHVTELTVLTKSLRPLPIVKREVDENGVEHVYDAFSDPELRYRQRYVDLIVNPHVRDTFKKRTQLVSTMRNFLSEKGYLEVETPILQPIHGGAAARPFKTHHNTLDMTLYLRIANELYLKRLIVGGFDGVFEFAKDFRNEGMSRFHNPEFTVMELYVTYKDYNWMMDLVEEMVEKVALALHGKTEVQVGENVINFARPWKRYTMYEAIEHFTKIDISNMEEPELRQAAQKLGIHVDPTMGKAKIIDEIFGETAEPYLIQPTFITDYPVEMSPLAKKHRSKPGLVERFEAICNGKEICNAFSELNDPVDQRARFEEQLELAKRGDVEAMALDEDFLRALEYGMPPTAGLGVGIDRLTMIMTNSNSIQDVLFFPQMKPEKKDE, via the coding sequence ATGCAACTAAGCGAACAGGAACTGCGCCGCCGCCATGAGCGCGAAGAGCTGGAGAAAATGGGCATCAACCCATATCCATCTGAGACATTTGAAGTTACGGCTACTGCCAAAGAGATAAAGGAGAATTTCGATAAGGAAAAGAACAACTACCAGGAAGTAACGCTGGCTGGCAGACTGATGAGCCGCCGCATTATGGGTAAAGCTTCTTTTGCTGAGCTGATGGACAGCACCGGCCGTATCCAGATATATGTTTCCAGAGATGATATTGCACCGGGCGAGAACAAGGACATGTATAACACCGTGTTCAAGAAAATGCTCGACATCGGTGACTTTATCGGTATCAAAGGCTATGCGTTCGTAACGCAGGTGGGTGAGATATCTGTCCATGTTACCGAGCTTACTGTACTTACAAAATCACTGCGCCCGCTGCCAATTGTTAAGCGTGAGGTGGACGAGAACGGTGTGGAGCACGTGTACGATGCTTTCAGCGACCCTGAGCTTCGTTACCGCCAGCGCTACGTAGACCTGATCGTGAACCCGCACGTGCGCGATACATTTAAGAAGCGTACACAGTTGGTGAGCACCATGCGTAATTTCCTTTCTGAAAAAGGTTACCTTGAAGTAGAAACTCCGATTCTGCAGCCTATACATGGTGGCGCGGCAGCCCGTCCGTTTAAAACGCACCACAATACCTTGGACATGACGCTATACCTGCGTATTGCCAACGAATTATACCTGAAACGTCTTATAGTTGGTGGTTTTGATGGTGTGTTCGAGTTTGCAAAAGACTTCCGTAACGAAGGTATGAGCCGTTTCCATAACCCGGAGTTTACGGTAATGGAGCTTTACGTTACCTACAAAGACTACAACTGGATGATGGACCTTGTGGAGGAAATGGTTGAAAAAGTTGCCCTTGCCCTGCACGGTAAAACAGAAGTTCAGGTTGGTGAGAACGTGATCAACTTTGCCCGCCCTTGGAAGCGCTATACTATGTATGAAGCTATCGAGCACTTCACAAAGATTGACATCTCGAACATGGAAGAGCCGGAACTACGTCAGGCAGCTCAGAAGTTGGGCATTCACGTAGATCCAACTATGGGTAAAGCTAAGATCATTGATGAGATATTTGGTGAAACAGCAGAGCCATATTTAATACAGCCAACCTTTATTACAGATTATCCTGTAGAGATGAGTCCGCTGGCCAAGAAGCACCGCAGCAAGCCAGGTTTAGTGGAACGTTTTGAAGCAATCTGTAATGGTAAAGAGATATGTAACGCTTTCTCTGAACTGAACGACCCTGTTGATCAGCGTGCCCGTTTTGAGGAACAGCTGGAACTGGCAAAACGTGGCGACGTGGAAGCCATGGCACTGGACGAAGACTTCCTGCGTGCTTTAGAGTATGGTATGCCGCCAACTGCAGGTTTAGGGGTAGGTATAGATCGTTTAACGATGATCATGACCAACTCAAACTCGATACAGGATGTGCTGTTCTTCCCGCAGATGAAGCCGGAAAAGAAAGACGAGTAG